One Polaribacter reichenbachii genomic window, AATAAATCTTGAATGTTAATAGAGTTAGACGTTTCAAATGAAGTTGCAGTGTTTAAACCTGTAACCAAAGCATTACTTTCAAATTCATCTATTACAATAAATTGTATTTCTCCATCTTCTTCACAGTTAGTAAATGTAAAAGCTACAAAGAGCACAAGCATTGTTTGAATAATTTTAATTTTTTTCATAATTTTTTTATTTATAAGTTATTAAATGTTGTTTCACAAATATAGAAAAATAATGAAGTTATTATTTACAATTCATACAACATTCCATACAATCGATACAACTTTTAAACATAAAACCAGATTATTCTTTCCAATTTATAGGATTAACCAATAAATTTGATATCTTTTTTTATGACATAAATCACGATAATACATTCAGAATATTGTATTTTTGTGTGAGAACTATTTAACAAATTTTAAAAATATTTATATGAAAGTTACAGTTGTTGGTGCAGGTGCAGTAGGTGCAAGTTGTGCAGAATATATTGCAATTAAAGATTTCGCTTCTGAAGTTGTAATCTTAGACATTAAAGAAGGTTTTGCAGAAGGTAAAGCAATGGATTTAATGCAAACTGCTTCTCTTAACGGTTTTGATACTAAAATTACAGGAAGTACAAGTGATTATTCTAAAACTGCAAATTCTGATGTTTGTGTAATTACTTCTGGTATTCCTAGAAAACCAGGTATGACTCGTGAAGAATTAATTGGAATTAATGCAGGAATCGTAAAAACTGTTTCTTCTAGTTTAATAGAACACTCTCCAAACACTATTATTATTGTGGTTTCTAACCCAATGGATACTATGACATATTTAGTGCATAAAACTACAGGATTACCAAAAAACAGAATTATTGGTATGGGTGGTGCTTTAGATTCTGCTCGTTTTAAATACAGATTAGCAGAAGCATTAGGTGCTCCTATTTCTGATGTTGATGGAATGGTTATTGGTGGACATTCTGACAAAGGAATGGTACCTTTAACTAGATTGGCTACTCGTAACTCTGTTCCTGTTTCAGAATTTATTTCAGAAGAAAGATTAGAGCAAGTTTTACAAGACACTAAAGTTGGTGGTGCTACTCTAACTGGTTTATTAGGCACTTCTGCTTGGTATGCTCCAGGTGCTGCAGTTTCTGGTTTAGTACAAGCAATTGCTTGCGACCAAAAGAAAATTTACCCTTGTTCTACTTTATTAGATGGCGAATATGGTTTATCTGATTTATGTATTGGAGTTCCTGTTGTTTTAGGTAAAAATGGTATAGAAAGTATTGTAGAAATTAATTTAAGTGATGCTGAAAAAGCACATTTAGAAGAATCTGCTGCAGGTGTTTCTAAAACAAATGGTTTATTAGAACTATAATATAAAGTCTTTTTTTATTGACTTATCTAAAATCCAGCTTTTTTGAGCTGGATTTTTTTATTGCTTTTATTTAAAAATTAGATTCTCTTTTTTAGATAAATCATTAATATAAATCTATTTTTTATTTAGCTATTTAAACTACGTATTTTTGTAAAATAATTGCTAAAAAAATGACAAACCAAACAAACACTATTTTAAAAAACGTATTCGGTTATGATAATTTTCGTCCCTTACAAGAAGAAATTATCAACAGAACCTTAGAAGGTAAAGATAGTTTTGTATTGATGCCAACTGGTGGAGGAAAATCGATGTGTTTTCAAATTCCTGCTTTAATTTTTAACGGAATAACAATTGTAGTTTCTCCTTTAATTTCTTTAATGAAAGATCAAGTTCAGGCATTAAAATCAAACGGAATTAAAGCAGACTTTTTTAACAGTTCTATTTCTGTTGAAGAAGAAAACAATGTTATCAATAAAGCAATTAATGGCGAATTACAGCTTTTATATTTATCTCCAGAAAAACTAATTACAGTAAGTAATTCTTGGCTAAAACAATTAAACATAAAATTAGTTGCTATTGATGAAGCACATTGTGTGAGTATGTGGGGTCACGATTTTAGACCAGAATACACACAACTAAAAATATTTAGAAACTCTTTACCAAATGTACCTTTTATGGCGTTAACTGCTACTGCAGATAAATCTGCCAGAAAAGATATAGAAGCGCAATTAGGTCTAAGAAACTCAAAATTATTTATCTCTTCTTTTGATAGAAAAAACTTAAGTATTGAAGTAAGAGGTCAAGTCACTAAAAAGAAAAAACTACAAGAAATTATCACCTTTATTAAAAGAAGGAAAAATGAAAGTGGCATTATTTATTGTTTAAGCAGAAAAAACACAGAAGAAGTAGCTAATTACCTGCAAGGTGAAGGCCATAATGTAGCCTTTTATCACGCAGGAATGAGCAATGAAGAAAGAGAAAAAACACAAACAGATTTTATAAATGATGAAACAAAAATAATTGTAGCAACGATTGCTTTTGGTATGGGTATAGACAAATCTAACGTTCGCTTTGTAATTCATTACAACTTACCTAAAAATCTCGAAGGATATTATCAAGAAATAGGAAGAGCAGGAAGAGATGGATTACCATCAGAAACGATGCTTTACTATAATATGAGAGATTTTGTATTGTATAGCCAATTTGCAGATGATGGCGCAAATACTGCCATGCAAAAAGAAAAGCTGAATAGAATGCTTCAATTTGCAGAAGCCAAATCTTGTAGAAGGAAAATATTATTATCTTATTTTGGAGAACATCTTACTGAAAATTGTGGCAATTGTGATGTTTGCGAAAATCCACCTAAAGATTTTGACGGTACAATTTTATCACAAAAAGCGCTTTCTGGAATTGCAAGAATGAAAGAAAAAGATGGAATTACAATGCTAATAAATGTTTTGAGAGGTAGCAATAACGCAGATATTCATTCCAATCAATATTTTAATCTAAAAACTTATGGAATAGGAAAAGAAATTTCTTTTTTCGATTGGAGAGATTATGTAATTCAAATGGCAAACCAAGGTTTAATAGAAATTATGTATGCTGAAAATTCTGCTTTAAAAATTACACCCATTGGTTGGCAAGTTTTAAAAGGCCAAAAAAAGATTCGACTAACAACGCCTATAAGCCCTAATGATAAAAAGAAGAAACAAAAAATAGTAAAAACTACTGTTTTGGGTGATGTAAATAACGATTTATTTACGGCGCTCAAAAAATTGAGACATTCAATAGCTAAAGAAGAAAATATGCCAGCTTACATTGTTTTTAATGATAAAACATTAAAATTAATGGCTAGTGAACAACCTACTACCGAAAATGAATTTTTAGCGATTTCTGGGGTTGGAATGAGCAAAATGGAAAAATATGGAGATGATTTTATGAATGTAATACGTGAGTTTAATAATGTAGCTAAACCTCGTAAAACACCTACAACACAAAAAACATTCGATCTTTACAAACAAGGTTTAAACCCGAAAGAAATTGCAGAAAAAAGAGAGTTATCTGTAACCACAATTTTTTCGCATTTATCTCAACTTTACTCAGAAGGAAAAGACATCAATTTAGAAAAATATGTATCCGAAGAAATTATAGATAAAGTTAGAATTGTTTTTAATCAATTAAATCGAAAACAAGAATTAAAACCTATTTACGAGAAACTTAACGAAGAAGTTTCTTACAGTCAAATTAGAATTGGCATTACTTTAATTCTTAAAAACGAATAAGAGACATCCTTTTCCTTATTACTGATTATCAAATCAATAAAGCTTTAGATTATATTGGGTGGTTTTTATCAGAAATAGAATAAATTCAGGGTTTTTTATATTCTTTTAGCCTCTTTTTTGTAACCTTTTAGCAAAAAAGGCTGTATTCCTAAAATTGAAGTTTTTTACTTCTACAAAAAGCAATCTTTTTTTATATATTTGGCGCATGAACCCAAAATGGTACTTTAGTGCACTTTTAGTTTTATTTACATTTCTTGGCACTTTCCAAGAAAATATTCCTGTACCTAATCAAGAAATTGTTTTAGAGTTTAATAATTCTAAAATTGATGCTAAAGAAATAGCATATACCATTGCCGATTTAAAAAATCGACTAACTACAGCTGGTGCTTCAAATATTCAAATTAAAGAATCTACAAATGGCACTTTAAAGATTTTTTATTACAGTGCAGATCACGTTTCTCATATTAAAGATGCGCTTTCTAAAAAAGAAAAAATCGCTATAAAAAGTTCATCTAACAATACTGATGAAAATAAGGCCCCATCAGAAAAAACATCAAACTTTAATTTTGATGTTTACGAGTTAGAAAAAGACTCAAATACATCAAATTTTGATGGTAATTCTATACTAGAAATCAAATACGATTCAGATAGATATACAAATACTCAAAACTATGCTTCATCAATAAAAATATTATCTATTGAAGCCAACACTGTTTTTAAATCTAAATCTAGATTTTATAAAAGATTATTTATTGTAAAAAACAGTACATCTCACAACATTCCAGAGGTTAGAGCTGGTCCATTTTATCAGTTCGTATAAAATTATTTAGGTAGATATTTTTTTTAATATCTACCCTCAGAATTGAACATCTTCTCAATCATCTGAAAACAAATCAATAAACATAATTAAATGTCAAAAAGTTCGAGAAGTTATCTATATTTGCTCGTTTTAAAAATTTTTGACTAAAAACATATAAAATGCAAAATAAAGGACTAATTAAAATATTCGCTATTCTTTTCGGATTAGTGAGTTTGTATCAATTATCATTCACTTTTTTAGCTAATAAAGTAGAAGATGATGCAGTAACTTATGCTAACAATAAAACTGTAGAAGGTGATGATGCAAGACAAAAAGCAGCTTACGAAAGAAAATATCTAGACAGTGTTGCTAACAAAGATATTATCGATTTAGGAATAGCAGAATATTCTTATAACGATGTTAAAGACAAAGAAATGAATCTTGGTCTTGATTTAAAAGGTGGTATTAATGCAATTTTACAAGTATCTGTAAAAGAAGTATTAAAAAGCTTAGCTAACGATTCTAAAAATGAAGTATTTAACAATGCATTAGAAGCTGCAGACTTAAGATTAAAGAACAGTAATTCTAATTATTTAGATTTATTTTTCGAAGAATTTGAAAAAATTGCAGGTACTACTAAATTAAGTGATCCTTCTATTTTTGGTACAAAAGCTTTAAGCGAAAAGATTTCTTTTGATGAAGATAATGCAACCGTAAAAGAAACATTACAAGAAGAAATTAACGGTTCTATAGTTACAACTTTAGAAGTTTTAAGAAGTAGAATTGATAAATTTGGAGTTGCTTCTCCTAAAATTCAAAGAATTGGTAACTCTGGTAGAATTCAAATAGAATTACCTGGTGCTAAAGATATAGATCGTGTATCTAAATTAATTACAAGTAAAGCTGAATTACAGTTTTGGGAAGTACATTCTAATGTAGAAGTACAAAACTTTTTCTTTTCTGCAAATGCAAAAGTTGCAGAATTATTAAAAGATGATTCTGTTTTAGAAGTAGAAAAAGACACTACTAAAAAAGATGAAATTGATGATTTATTAGGTGAAGAATCAGATTCTACAAATGTTCAGAAGAATTTATTTACCTACTTAATGCCAAACTTTGCGCAGTCTCAACAACAAGTAAGTTCTGTAGTAGCTTATGCAAAAGTATTAGATACAGCTACTGTTAACGATTTATTATCTAAAAAAGAAATTAGAGCTTTATTGCCAAAAGAAGTAAAATATGCTAAATTCTTATGGGATTATAAATCGAACACAAGTAATGATGATACATCAGAAATAATTGCTTTATACGCTATTAAAGGAAATAGAAATGATGTTGCAAATATTGAAGGTGATGTAATTTTAGATGCAGGTCAAGTATTTGACCAATTAAACAAACCAGAGGTTTCTATGACAATGAATACTTCTGGATCTAAACAATGGGCTAAATTAACTGGTGATAATACTGGTGGTTTTGTAGCTGTTGTTTTAGATGATTATGTGTATACTGCACCATCTGTTCCTGGAGCAATTACTGGTGGTAGAACATCTATTTCTGGAGGAACAATGACAGTTGCAGAAGCAGAAGATATTGCAACTGTATTAAAAGCTGGTAAATTACCTGCTGCTGCAAGAATGATTCAAGCACAAGTAGTTGGACCATCTTTAGGACAAGAAGCAATCGATGCAAGTTTTATCTCTTTTGGTTTAGCTATCGTTTTAGTTTTACTTTGGATGATTTTATATTATGGTAAAGCAGGTTTATATTCTGATATCGCCTTAATTGTAAACATTTTATTTATCTTCGGAATCTTAGCTTCTTTTGGAGCTGTATTAACTTTACCTGGTATTGCTGGTATTATCTTAACAATAGGTATGTCTGTAGATGCCAACGTAATTATTTTCGAAAGAATTAAAGAAGGTTTATTTAAAAAGAAAGGTTTAAAACAATCTGTAGAAGAAGGTTTTAGTTTTAAAGGAGCTTTATCTGCAATTATAGATGCTAACATTACTACATTCTTAACAGGTATTATCTTATATGTTTTTGGTACAGGACCAATTAAAGGTTTTGCATTAACATTAATGATTGGTATTTTAACATCTTTCTTTACAGCTGTATTTATTACACGTATTTTAATTGATGGTGCTGTTAATAAAGGAAGTATATTAACTTTTAATACATCTATTTCTAAAGGATGGTTCCAAAACATAAATGTAGAGTTCTTAAAGAAACGTAAGATTGCCTATATCATTTCTGGAGCAATTATTCTTGCAGGATTAGTTTCTATTTGGCAAATTGGCTTAAAACAAGGAGTTGACTTTAAAGGAGGTCGTTCTTATGTTGTTCGTTTCGATCAAGATATGAGTGCTACAGAAGTTGCAAGTACTTTAAAAGATGCTTTTGGTACAGCACCAGAAGTAAAAACTTACGGACAAGCAAATCAATTAAAAATAACAACTGTTTATAAAATTGAAGAAGAAGGTCAAGAAATTGATGATGTTGTTCAAAATGCTTTATACACAGGTTTAAAATCTTATTTAGGCGATACTACTTACGAAAACTTTAAACCAGGTTTTGAAAAAGAAGGTGCAGGTGTAATGAGCTCTATTAAAGTAGAACCAACTATTGCAGATGATATTAAAACATCAGCTTTATATGCCGTTTTCGGATCTTTATTAGTAGTTTTCTTATACATTTTATTACGTTTTAGAAAAGTATCTTTCTCTATTGGTGCTGTATTAGCAGTATTCCATGATGTATTAATTGTATTAGGTGTTTTCTCTATCACTTACAGTTTTATGCCTTTTGATATGGAAATTGGGCAATCATTTATTGCAGCCATACTAACCGTAGTTGGTTACTCTCTGAATGATACCGTGGTTATTTTCGATAGAATTAGAGAATTTGCTGGTACACATACCAACTGGAAATATAGCGAAGTTGTAGACAAAGCCTTAAGTTCTACTTTAGGAAGAACCATAAATACATCTTTAACAACATTATTAGTAATGTTAGCGATCTTCTTATTTGGTGGTGATTCTATTAAAGGATTTATGTTTGCACTAATTGTAGGTGTAGCAGTAGGTACGTATTCATCATTATTTGTGGCAACACCAATTATGTACGACACAACAAAAAAAGAAGAAAAAAACAAATAGTTTTATTTTAAATAAGAGAAACCGTTTTTAAACTCTGTAAATCAGATTAAAAACGGTTTTTTCTTTAATATATAGCTATTATATTTGCATTCCTTATGAGTATTTTACAACTTCAAGATTTATACTTTAAACCTTTCATCAAAAAAGATGAATTAAGTGCTATAGTAAAACATTTAGCAGAACAAGTAAAAGAAGATTTACCTAAAAACGAAGTACCTATTTTTGTAGGTATTTTAAACGGTTGCTTTTTATTCGCTGCAGATTTTATTAGAGAGTTTAATGGCAATTGCGAAGTATCTTTTGTAAAATTAGCCTCTTACCAAGGTACATCAACAACAGATACAGTAAAACATTTAGTGGGTATTAATGAAGATTTAACAGGTAGAACTGTTATTATATTAGAAGATATTATTGATACAGGAAATACCCTTCAAGAAATTTATAATATCTTTAAAAACTTAGATGTTAAAAAATTAAAAATAGTATCATTATTTTTTAAACCAGATGTGTTTAGAAAAGAATTACCAATAGATTATATAGGTAAAAGTATTGAAGACAAATTTATTGTTGGATATGGATTAGATTACAATGGAATAGGAAGAAATTATCCAGAAATATATCAATTAACACCAAAACCCAAAATGAAAAACATCGTATTATTTGGCCCTCCAGGAGCAGGAAAAGGAACACAAGCAAACTTCTTAAAAGAAATGTACAATTTAGTACACATTTCTACAGGAGATGTTTTTCGTTTCAATATTAAAAACGCTACTGAATTAGGTTTACTAGCCAAAAAATATATGGATGAAGGCGATTTAGTACCAGATGAAGTTACCATAAATATGCTAAAAGCAGAAGTAGAAAAAAATGCAGATGCCAATGGTTTTATTTTTGATGGTTTTCCTAGAACACAATCTCAGGCAGAAGCTTTAGATGCCTTTTTAGGTGATAAAGGAGAACAAATTAATGCAATGGTTGCTTTAGAAGTACCAGAAGATGTGTTAGTAACGCGCTTGTTAGAAAGAGGAAAAACAAGTGGTAGAACTGATGATACTGATGAATCTAAAATTAGAAATCGTTTTAACGAATACAACACAAAAACGGCTATTCTAAAAGACTATTTTGATGCCCAAAACAAATACTATGGAATTAATGGTGTTGGTTCTATAGAAGATATTACCAAAAGAATTGCAGAAGTATTTGATACTTTATAAAAAAGTAATCATACATTTACAAAACACACGCTCAAATACTAAAAATGACAGAAGGAAACTTTGTAGATTACATAAAAATATATGCTTCTTCTGGTAAAGGTGGACAAGGTTCTGCTCATTTACACAGAGAAAAATATATAACCAAAGGTGGTCCTGATGGTGGTGATGGAGGACGTGGAGGACACATAATTTTACGTGGAGATAAAAATATGTGGACTTTATTTCACCTAAAATTTAAACGTCATTTTAGAGCAGAAGGTGGTGGAGCAGGAAGTAAAAGTAGAAGTTCTGGTGCAGATGGTGAAGACATTTATGTTGATGTACCTCTAGGAACAATTATTAAAGATGCTGATACTGATGAAGTAATTGTAGAAATTACTGAAGACAAAAAAGAAGTTATTTTATTACGTGGTGGAAAAGGCGGACTTGGAAACTGGAATTTTAAATCATCTACTAATCAAACTCCTAGATATGCACAACCTGGTATGGATGGTGCAGAAGGTTGGTTTAGAATTGAATTAAAATTATTAGCAGATGTTGGATTAGTTGGTTTCCCAAATGCGGGTAAATCTACTTTATTGTCTGTTATAACTGCTGCAAAACCAAAAATTGCAGATTATGCTTTTACAACCTTAAAACCAAACTTAGGTATTGTAGAACATAGAAATCATCAAACTTTTGTAATGGCAGATATTCCTGGTATTATAGAAGGTGCTGCAGAAGGTAAAGGTTTAGGACATCGTTTTTTACGTCATATAGAGCGTAATTCTGCGTTGTTATTCTTGATTCCTGCAGATTCTGATGATATTAATAAAGAATATGAAATCTTGTTAAATGAGCTTAAAAAACACAATCCTGAGTTATTAGACAAAGATAGATTGCTAGCCATTTCTAAAACAGATATGTTAGATGATGAACTAAAAGCAGAAATAAAAGCTGATTTACCAAAAGGTATAGAAGCTCTGTTTATATCTTCTGTTGCGCAATCTGGGTTACAAGAATTAAAAGACAAACTTTGGAAAATGTTGAATTAAACTTTTTTTAAACAGTAAAATACAAACTCAAACTTTAAAACGTTTGAGTTTTTTTGTGTCTATAATTTAATTCTAATTGGCAATTGATATTTTGTAGTAACAGGAATTCCTCTTTTTACAGCAGGTAAAACAGTTGGTAAACTATCAATAGAACTACGAATTACATTTTCTAATTCTGGTAATTCTGCATTTACTTGACTTGACTGTAATCCGTCAAAAACTATTTCTCCTTTTACGTTGATAATTAAATCTACCAAAACAGTAGTATCAATAGAATCTTTAATAGAAAAAGTATGTTTTTGTAACTCCTCTCCTATTTTTTGATGTATTGTATTTCTAAAACAATCTTGTTTTTTTATTTTATCAATAAAAGAATCGCAATCTTTAAAAGACGGAAAAGTATCTACAGAAGTAAAATCTACAATAGTATCTATAACTTGTACATTCTTGTTTTTAGAGAAAGAGAATTTATCGCACGAAGTGCAAAAAATCATCAAAATTAAAAAAGAAAAAACGCGCATTTATAGTTTTCTTATAAAGCGTAAAATTACTAAATTTTAATGACTTTTAATTTAAAGTTTCTCCTCTTAAAAAATACTCCTTTTTAATCTCTTTTATCCTATTTCTAACAAAAGCAGACATCCCTTCATCAGTATCATAAAAAGTTTCTATATATTTTATATAATGCTTGTAAGCTATCTTTTTATCCTTGTAATAATCATCAGAAAGTTTGGCTAATTGATACAAAGCTCTGTAATTTCTTGGGTTTTCTTTATAAGCATTTTGATATGCATTTATAGCTTGTTTTGGTTTTTTTAATTCATAAAACACTCTTGCCATTCCATAATATTCTTCATCTCTTTTTTCTTTTCCAATAAAAGTAGCCATTATATAATTCATTCTTGCTGAATTATATTTCTCTTGCTTAAAATCGATATGCCCTAAATATGTATGTGCTTTAAAATTTTCTCTGTCTTTAAATTTTAATTTGGTAAAATATTTTTTAGCTTTATCTAAACTATCAATATTATAATACGCTTTACCTAAAAGTGATGTGCCATAGGTTTCTTTAGTATAAAGTGAATCTATATTTAATAAAAATGGTATACTTTCTTTGTACTTTTTATCTCTAAAAAATTGATTTATTTTTAATTTATTTAAGTCTAAATCGTTGGGCGAAATTGCCAAACCTTTATTTACAAATAGCTGAGTAGAGTCTAAATCTTTTAATTTATGAAAACTTTTAGCCAATCTAGAAATTGCTTTAATGTGTGTAGAATCTTTTTGATATGTATCTATAAAACTATTAATCATAGGATCTCTTTGGCCATTTAAAGCATAAGACAACCCTAAATGATAAGAATAATTCGCATTTTCGAAATCGTTTTTAACCAAATATTTAAAAGTAGCTACTGCTTTTTTCGGCTTTTTGTTAATGAGATAAAGTTTACCCAATTGATATTTTAACACCAAATTCAAAGAGTCTTTGGCTAATATTTCTTCATAAATAGGTATGGCTTTTTTTGATTGCTTTAAAGCCCTATAATTTTTAGCCAACTTTAATTTTGCTTTTTCATTATCATTAAAAGTTATGGCTTGTTCTAAATAAAAAGCTGCTTTTTTATAATTATCTATAGACTCATAAATAACCGCTTTTTTATAGTTTGATAAAAAGGAAGCTTCCTTATTATCTAATTCTTTTAACGCCAATTTATATCTGCCTTTGGCAAACAAACTATCTGCAACAGAAAAAGTTGAAGTTTGAGCTTCAACTTTTACAATCGCAAATATTAATATAAATAAAATCTTCTTTTTCATAAATCGTTTATTCTATAAATATGGTAAAAGGTATTGAATATTTTACTGTTATATTTTTTCCTTGGTGTTCTCCTGGAGTCATTTTAGGTAAAGAATTCATCACATTTAAAACTTCATTTTTAATTTCTTCATGTGGTGCTCTTACTTTTACATCAACAACATCTCCTTCTTTATCAATTTTAAAAGCGATAAAAACTCTTTTTCTACCTGGTGCTAAACCTAATGTTTTTGGCATTTCTGAATCAAAGTTTTTAGTAAAATGTTTTTGAACCATTAAAGAAAAACACTTTCTATCTCCTTCTTCACAACCAGGAAAAGTAGGTACTTTGTCTATTACCATAAATGAAACTTCTTCTGTTTCAGTTTTAGAATCTGTGGAACCTTTTTTATAATCATCTGGATTATAAAGGTGAATTAATACCTTTCTACCTGTTTTCGTTTGATAAAGTTGATGATCATCTTGACTTAAATCAGATCCTCTTTCTTTTTCACCTTTAAACATTGTATCAAATTCAGTTCTTTCTTCTGTTGACAGCGATTCAAGATTTGTTTTTTTGAAATCTGAAGGAACTGTAACACCAACATAAATATCAAAATAAGAGTATTTATCTTTAGACTCAGATGTTTTAATTTCACCATCTTTAAATGAAAAATACATTTTTTGAAGTTCCAGTTTATTTTCTATTATTTCAGTTGAACTTTCATCAGAACAAGAAGTATAAAAAAGCATACTTGCTAATACAGGAATCAATACTAAATACTTTAATTGGTTCATTTTTTTGGATTGTTTTTTAGTCATCATAGTAATTCTTTTTTTAATGAAAGTGGGTTTATAAAATTGATTGATAAACATTATGTTTTCAACCTGAAAAAAGTTGGATAGTAAATTATTAATATAGCTTTCTTTGTTTTCGGATTTACTAACTTCTGCATCAGAAATATATTCGTGAATTAAAGTGATTCTCTTTTGATAAACATAAATCATAGGATTAAACCACATTACAATTTTTAAGAATTCGAACAACAATAAATCTAAAGAATGTTTTTGTTGGCTATGTACAATTTCGTGTTTAATTATCTTATCTCTATTGGTTTCTTTAATGGCAGCTCCTAAAAAAATATAATTGAAAAATGAAAAGGCTTTGGTTTCATTAGGAATCATTATCAAACTAAAATCAGATAATTTTTGAACTCCGTATTTTTTAATAAAGTTGATAATCTTAACGAGTTTTATTAGAAATAAAAAAGTACATAATGTAACTCCAATCCAAAATAAAATATTAATATAATTTATAGATTCTGTAAAATTATCAGTTGTTATACTTTCTTTAATTACTTTATCTGGATTTAAAACAATTTCTGGTAATTGTATAAAAAATTCTTGTGGAACAGCTTTTCTAAAGGTTGGTATTTTTATCAACGGAATTAAAAAAGACAATATTGGTGTACTTAATAAATACCATCTATTCTTTGTGAAAAAAGTTTCTTTGCTTAAAAAGAAGTCATAAATAGCTAAGAACAAAACTTGGAATAAAATAACTTGAAGGATGTAATTAATCATTAGGTTTTTATTTTTTATACTTTTTATTTTTTATACTTTTTATTTTGTCACTTCGAGTGATTTTATTGAGATGGTAATCGAAATAAAATTATATCGAGAAGCTATTTATTAG contains:
- the obgE gene encoding GTPase ObgE; this translates as MTEGNFVDYIKIYASSGKGGQGSAHLHREKYITKGGPDGGDGGRGGHIILRGDKNMWTLFHLKFKRHFRAEGGGAGSKSRSSGADGEDIYVDVPLGTIIKDADTDEVIVEITEDKKEVILLRGGKGGLGNWNFKSSTNQTPRYAQPGMDGAEGWFRIELKLLADVGLVGFPNAGKSTLLSVITAAKPKIADYAFTTLKPNLGIVEHRNHQTFVMADIPGIIEGAAEGKGLGHRFLRHIERNSALLFLIPADSDDINKEYEILLNELKKHNPELLDKDRLLAISKTDMLDDELKAEIKADLPKGIEALFISSVAQSGLQELKDKLWKMLN
- a CDS encoding tetratricopeptide repeat protein, with translation MKKKILFILIFAIVKVEAQTSTFSVADSLFAKGRYKLALKELDNKEASFLSNYKKAVIYESIDNYKKAAFYLEQAITFNDNEKAKLKLAKNYRALKQSKKAIPIYEEILAKDSLNLVLKYQLGKLYLINKKPKKAVATFKYLVKNDFENANYSYHLGLSYALNGQRDPMINSFIDTYQKDSTHIKAISRLAKSFHKLKDLDSTQLFVNKGLAISPNDLDLNKLKINQFFRDKKYKESIPFLLNIDSLYTKETYGTSLLGKAYYNIDSLDKAKKYFTKLKFKDRENFKAHTYLGHIDFKQEKYNSARMNYIMATFIGKEKRDEEYYGMARVFYELKKPKQAINAYQNAYKENPRNYRALYQLAKLSDDYYKDKKIAYKHYIKYIETFYDTDEGMSAFVRNRIKEIKKEYFLRGETLN
- a CDS encoding M56 family metallopeptidase gives rise to the protein MINYILQVILFQVLFLAIYDFFLSKETFFTKNRWYLLSTPILSFLIPLIKIPTFRKAVPQEFFIQLPEIVLNPDKVIKESITTDNFTESINYINILFWIGVTLCTFLFLIKLVKIINFIKKYGVQKLSDFSLIMIPNETKAFSFFNYIFLGAAIKETNRDKIIKHEIVHSQQKHSLDLLLFEFLKIVMWFNPMIYVYQKRITLIHEYISDAEVSKSENKESYINNLLSNFFQVENIMFINQFYKPTFIKKRITMMTKKQSKKMNQLKYLVLIPVLASMLFYTSCSDESSTEIIENKLELQKMYFSFKDGEIKTSESKDKYSYFDIYVGVTVPSDFKKTNLESLSTEERTEFDTMFKGEKERGSDLSQDDHQLYQTKTGRKVLIHLYNPDDYKKGSTDSKTETEEVSFMVIDKVPTFPGCEEGDRKCFSLMVQKHFTKNFDSEMPKTLGLAPGRKRVFIAFKIDKEGDVVDVKVRAPHEEIKNEVLNVMNSLPKMTPGEHQGKNITVKYSIPFTIFIE